The DNA region AACCGCCCAGTGCCAGAAGAGCTGGTGCTGGACGGAGAGGCTCAGGAAGACGCGGGCCAGGTTGTGGCTCTTGAGCAGGAAACACAGACATTACGTGCCGCTTTGGCCAAGCTGAAACCCGGACAACGCGAGATGGTGGAAAAGGCCTATTTGGGGGAATTGTCGCACAGCGAAATTCACGCTGAAACCGGGCTGCCCTTGGGCACCATCAAATCGCGGATTCGTCTGGGGCTGGAAAAGCTGCGACACGAGCTAAAAGAATTGAGACACTCATGAGCACGATAACACATCATGTCACAGAGCCGGTGCTGATGGCCTATGCCGCTGGCACCTTGGAAACCCCTTATGCGGTGGTTGTGGCCACTCATATTTCGATGTGCGACGAGTGTCGCGCGCGATTGGCGGCGCATGAGCATGTTGGGGGCGTGGTTTTGGATCAAGGTGGATCAGAGCCGCTTTCCGGGGATCTG from Cognatishimia sp. WU-CL00825 includes:
- a CDS encoding sigma-70 family RNA polymerase sigma factor, with product MMAVKQDRDRAAFGRLFDFYAPRLKGFVMRSGVSAAQAEDIVQEVMLTVWRKSALFDPQRAQVSSWIYQIARNRKIDVQRKENRPVPEELVLDGEAQEDAGQVVALEQETQTLRAALAKLKPGQREMVEKAYLGELSHSEIHAETGLPLGTIKSRIRLGLEKLRHELKELRHS